One Chloroflexota bacterium DNA segment encodes these proteins:
- a CDS encoding radical SAM protein, producing MRVLLIAAPYPLDEFPTPPLSLCYLAANLIANGFEVEVLDLLTSKPSPAKIRRKLEQYRPQAVGITCVTLNFLPAARILKMCKEFDPSITTMIGGPHVSFAVEDTFKRAPWIDVIAIGEGDITIVEVASALSKGGDVGKVPGLYVKRDGKVVKTAPRPLIENLDELPLPARHLLPLSRYKALGAVCSVISSRGCPYGCIFCTTPRMFGRKVRFRQPLLVVDEIEVIYRKYGFSQINVVDDSFTLNHPHATELCRELIRRNLHIKWSIFSRVDTLTPELLDLMREAGCTYMLFGVESGNQEVLNTIKKGITPEKVRNGVKLATAAGIGSFASFILGLPGETPERARETLDLAMELSDRWGMQYGFHYLSPFPGTELFEQAEELGLRILTKNWNRYNANEPITEASKGGLAGIGEVIARYDKGIAMAWKTIRKDAAAGDADSIDRLRKKQILDFVWRLLQEDVIEKLGQVRGTTPQEAETRLIETVAQKLNTPLEVVSQEISRLSQNRWLQPEPSSNGFIWQWA from the coding sequence ATGAGAGTCCTCTTAATCGCTGCCCCATATCCGCTGGATGAATTCCCCACTCCGCCTCTTTCTTTGTGCTATCTCGCCGCTAACCTCATAGCCAATGGTTTCGAAGTCGAAGTTCTGGACCTGTTGACATCAAAGCCTTCCCCAGCCAAGATACGGCGCAAGCTCGAACAGTACCGGCCACAGGCGGTGGGAATCACCTGCGTTACGCTCAACTTTCTGCCAGCAGCCAGGATTTTGAAGATGTGCAAGGAATTCGACCCCAGTATAACTACTATGATCGGCGGGCCGCACGTGAGTTTCGCCGTGGAGGATACCTTCAAGCGCGCCCCCTGGATAGACGTGATCGCTATAGGAGAGGGCGACATCACTATAGTTGAGGTGGCATCGGCCTTGAGCAAAGGTGGGGATGTAGGGAAAGTACCTGGCCTGTATGTGAAACGAGATGGCAAGGTTGTCAAGACTGCTCCTCGCCCACTTATTGAGAACCTGGATGAGCTGCCATTACCTGCTCGCCACCTTCTGCCTCTCTCTCGTTATAAGGCACTGGGTGCAGTCTGCTCCGTCATCAGCAGTCGCGGCTGTCCCTATGGCTGTATTTTTTGCACCACTCCCCGGATGTTTGGCCGAAAAGTGCGCTTCCGCCAGCCTCTTCTGGTGGTCGATGAAATCGAGGTGATATACCGGAAATACGGCTTCAGCCAGATAAACGTGGTGGACGATAGTTTTACTCTCAATCATCCTCATGCCACAGAGTTGTGCCGCGAGCTGATCCGCCGCAACCTGCACATCAAATGGAGCATTTTCTCCCGCGTGGACACCCTGACGCCCGAGCTTCTGGATCTCATGCGTGAGGCTGGCTGCACCTACATGTTGTTTGGCGTGGAGTCCGGCAACCAGGAGGTCCTCAACACCATCAAAAAGGGGATTACTCCGGAGAAGGTCAGAAACGGTGTGAAGCTGGCCACGGCAGCCGGCATCGGCAGCTTTGCCTCTTTCATCCTGGGTCTGCCTGGAGAGACCCCTGAGAGAGCTCGCGAAACGCTGGATCTGGCAATGGAGCTGTCGGACCGCTGGGGCATGCAGTACGGATTTCACTATCTTTCGCCGTTCCCCGGGACGGAGCTTTTCGAGCAAGCCGAGGAGTTGGGACTTCGCATTTTGACCAAGAACTGGAACCGTTACAATGCCAACGAACCGATCACAGAGGCTTCAAAAGGTGGACTTGCTGGCATAGGAGAGGTGATAGCTCGCTACGACAAGGGCATTGCCATGGCCTGGAAGACCATCCGCAAAGACGCTGCGGCAGGAGACGCAGACAGTATTGACCGTCTGCGGAAGAAGCAGATCCTCGATTTCGTCTGGAGGCTCCTGCAGGAAGATGTCATTGAGAAGCTTGGCCAAGTAAGAGGCACGACACCGCAAGAAGCCGAAACCAGGCTGATCGAAACGGTAGCCCAGAAGTTGAATACCCCGCTTGAGGTGGTCAGTCAGGAGATCAGCAGGCTATCGCAGAACAGGTGGCTGCAGCCTGAGCCTTCATCCAACGGCTTCATTTGGCAATGGGCCTGA